In one Mycobacteroides chelonae genomic region, the following are encoded:
- a CDS encoding MlaD family protein, with protein MGARKILAASAVAAAAVLSGCATNGLGDLPLPAPGIGSGGYRLTALFANVLNLPDSAKVKLAGADVGQVDEMHVSNYTAITTLRISDGVRLPKGSTAELRSATPLGDVFVSIRPPAGALSDGPLLKDGDTIGLDSTTAAATVESVLSSAALASNGGAVRNLTNIVNGFGKATGDQGQAFGDLINDSNQLLGKLNSRSAEISDALTQTSQLADRIDAKNQAITDIVTAAGPATETLAANTAQLSELLVMAGDTTKQLQKFPSIAGTDTSGRSVIKDANTVAKAWNDVALDPDTSLAAFNRIMPTAIKATAGNSLSLTAGIDQLVLGSIPDAGSHADTGLHGPKRYNWAQLVGSVKYTLWRLQERVVGQGAYGQEVPVRPSPTEPGVIETIPPAPGGGR; from the coding sequence ATGGGCGCGCGCAAGATACTGGCGGCTTCGGCGGTCGCGGCCGCTGCTGTGTTGAGTGGTTGTGCCACTAACGGTCTCGGTGACCTGCCCCTGCCCGCGCCGGGTATCGGCAGTGGTGGATACCGCCTCACGGCGCTGTTCGCCAACGTCCTCAACCTGCCGGACAGTGCGAAGGTCAAACTCGCCGGTGCCGATGTGGGACAGGTCGACGAGATGCACGTGAGTAACTACACGGCGATCACTACGTTGCGCATCTCTGACGGGGTTCGGCTGCCCAAGGGCAGCACCGCCGAATTGCGTTCGGCCACACCACTCGGTGATGTTTTTGTCTCGATCCGTCCCCCTGCGGGGGCACTGTCGGATGGCCCGCTCCTGAAAGACGGTGACACCATCGGTCTGGACTCGACGACCGCCGCCGCCACAGTGGAATCGGTGCTCAGCTCGGCCGCGCTAGCCTCCAACGGGGGCGCCGTACGCAACCTGACCAATATTGTCAATGGTTTCGGAAAGGCGACCGGTGACCAGGGCCAGGCATTCGGCGATCTGATCAACGACTCCAATCAGTTACTGGGAAAGCTGAATTCACGCTCAGCGGAGATCTCTGATGCCCTTACCCAGACTTCGCAGCTGGCTGACCGGATCGACGCCAAGAACCAGGCTATTACCGATATCGTGACGGCGGCGGGGCCGGCCACGGAGACGCTGGCCGCCAATACAGCGCAGCTGTCCGAACTCTTGGTGATGGCGGGCGACACCACCAAGCAGCTGCAGAAGTTCCCATCGATTGCCGGTACGGACACCAGCGGCCGCAGCGTTATCAAGGACGCCAATACCGTTGCGAAGGCATGGAATGACGTGGCGCTGGATCCCGATACCAGCCTTGCTGCCTTCAACCGGATCATGCCCACCGCGATCAAAGCAACCGCCGGTAACTCGCTGTCCCTCACTGCGGGAATAGACCAGTTGGTTCTCGGCTCGATACCCGATGCGGGTTCTCACGCCGACACAGGTCTACACGGCCCTAAGCGATACAACTGGGCGCAACTGGTGGGGTCCGTTAAGTACACGCTATGGCGCTTGCAGGAACGCGTCGTCGGCCAGGGTGCGTACGGGCAGGAAGTTCCGGTGCGCCCCAGCCCCACCGAGCCCGGTGTTATCGAGACCATCCCGCCCGCTCCGGGAGGTGGGCGATGA
- a CDS encoding MlaD family protein, whose product MMTMGARRSRLIAMVGTVVVLAAAVIGAGAYFVKSQLDHITLTAQFDNASGLYESNVVAVLGMPVGKITKITPQSGYVEVQFTVDKDVKVPADVQAVTLSTSILTDRQVELSPPYRGGPTLKDGDTIGLDHTKTPVEFDRVLGMLDRLSLSLKGDGKGQGPVADIVNSAVGIADNNGEKIKSGLGELSKALRLSSEGGVTTREQLTTIIKNVSSLFDAAAANDGKLREFASTVHQLSQILDDEALGTGSTGHKFNNLVKQAGDIVEANRDNLKQTILNSNTALKAVVDNQREISEWIDVQPLAWDNMYNVVDQDNKRLRVRFMTDRLLFESQMDKEICNMMGLRQLGCGTGTLQDYGPDFGLTYMLDGLAAMGQK is encoded by the coding sequence ATGATGACAATGGGCGCTAGGCGCAGCCGGCTGATCGCGATGGTCGGCACGGTAGTGGTGCTGGCCGCGGCCGTCATCGGCGCGGGGGCGTATTTCGTGAAATCGCAACTCGATCACATCACGCTGACCGCGCAGTTCGACAATGCTTCCGGTTTGTATGAGTCGAATGTCGTTGCGGTGCTCGGTATGCCGGTGGGGAAGATTACGAAGATCACGCCGCAATCCGGCTACGTCGAGGTGCAGTTCACGGTCGACAAAGATGTGAAAGTCCCCGCCGATGTTCAGGCAGTCACGTTGTCCACCTCGATCCTGACCGACCGCCAGGTCGAGCTGTCTCCGCCCTATCGCGGCGGGCCGACTCTCAAAGACGGTGACACCATCGGATTGGACCACACCAAGACCCCGGTGGAGTTCGACAGGGTGCTGGGCATGCTGGACCGGCTTTCGTTGTCCCTCAAGGGAGATGGCAAGGGTCAGGGGCCGGTGGCCGATATCGTCAACTCGGCTGTCGGGATCGCCGATAACAACGGGGAGAAGATCAAGTCCGGGCTTGGTGAGTTATCCAAGGCGCTGCGCCTGAGTTCCGAAGGTGGGGTGACCACCCGCGAGCAGTTGACCACCATCATCAAGAACGTTAGCTCGCTGTTTGACGCAGCGGCAGCCAACGATGGCAAGTTGCGTGAATTCGCCTCTACTGTTCACCAACTGAGCCAAATCCTCGATGATGAGGCATTGGGAACCGGGTCCACTGGGCACAAGTTCAACAATCTGGTGAAGCAAGCTGGAGACATTGTCGAGGCCAACCGCGACAACCTCAAACAAACCATCCTCAACTCCAACACCGCGCTCAAAGCGGTCGTGGACAACCAGCGTGAGATCTCCGAGTGGATCGACGTCCAGCCGTTGGCATGGGACAACATGTACAACGTCGTGGACCAGGACAACAAGCGGTTGCGTGTCCGGTTCATGACCGATCGGCTGCTATTCGAGAGCCAGATGGACAAGGAAATCTGCAACATGATGGGCCTACGTCAATTGGGCTGTGGCACCGGGACATTGCAGGATTATGGACCCGATTTTGGGCTGACCTACATGCTGGACGGACTCGCGGCGATGGGGCAGAAGTGA
- a CDS encoding MCE family protein, which yields MAEQSRWQRIKNRPVETYNKTWLGFIAIAAIAALVGGMLLVKAMGLGYTTYTAEFAQAASLRAGQPITVAGIPVGNITGMKLVGDHVEAGLSVRDDITLGKDTKASIRVTTILGSRYLDLQPKGAGALPGKTIDLAHTEVPYDLQAALAGATNTFDQVDFDKVAQSLSILGKQLQGLPNVVPEAMANIQSLSSVIAERRDQLGTLLKSTEKVTNTLRRQQSGIGVLINQGQDLLGELVARRATFHAMLQSFTNLVEQLSKVLIKDRPQLDEMLKTARGLSDMLGKHDDLLRSLYPIAPVLIRGIANSTGTGNAIDINLSNGLLVDSWMCAISGRAKQFGMIPYFKDCK from the coding sequence ATGGCTGAGCAATCCAGATGGCAGAGGATCAAGAATCGGCCGGTCGAGACCTACAACAAGACCTGGCTCGGGTTCATCGCTATCGCGGCAATCGCTGCGCTGGTGGGTGGCATGCTGCTGGTCAAGGCCATGGGCTTGGGCTACACCACCTACACGGCGGAATTCGCGCAGGCTGCCTCGTTACGCGCGGGTCAGCCGATCACGGTGGCGGGTATACCCGTCGGAAACATCACCGGCATGAAACTGGTCGGTGACCATGTTGAAGCCGGGCTCAGCGTCCGAGACGACATCACGTTGGGCAAGGACACCAAAGCCTCGATCCGTGTCACCACCATCCTGGGATCCCGGTACTTGGACCTGCAGCCCAAGGGTGCGGGGGCATTGCCTGGCAAGACAATTGATCTCGCGCATACCGAGGTTCCTTACGATCTGCAGGCCGCGCTGGCTGGAGCGACGAACACCTTTGACCAAGTCGATTTCGACAAGGTGGCTCAGTCACTGAGCATCCTCGGCAAGCAGCTGCAGGGACTGCCCAACGTGGTGCCAGAGGCCATGGCGAACATCCAGTCGCTGTCCTCGGTGATCGCCGAGCGGCGCGATCAGTTGGGGACGCTGCTCAAGAGCACCGAAAAGGTGACTAACACCTTGCGTCGCCAGCAGTCCGGCATTGGCGTGCTGATCAACCAGGGACAAGATCTGCTTGGTGAACTCGTGGCCCGCCGCGCCACTTTTCACGCAATGCTGCAGTCATTCACGAACCTGGTTGAGCAGCTCAGTAAGGTCCTGATCAAGGACCGCCCGCAGCTCGACGAGATGCTCAAGACGGCGCGGGGGCTTTCCGACATGTTGGGTAAGCATGACGATCTGCTACGCAGTCTCTACCCGATTGCGCCGGTCTTGATACGCGGTATCGCCAACTCGACAGGTACCGGCAACGCCATCGACATCAACCTGTCGAATGGCCTGTTGGTCGATTCGTGGATGTGTGCGATCAGTGGGCGCGCCAAGCAATTCGGAATGATCCCGTACTTCAAGGACTGCAAATGA
- a CDS encoding MlaD family protein yields MKFRGPLIGLAVFMTVALTLGWLVYATLRRDVSGSTTAYSAVFTDVYGLRDGDDVRMAGVRVGRVQKIELVNNDQARVDFVVQNDQKLYGNTVASVTYQNIVGQRYLGLALGKSGDTNVLPGGSTIPVERTDPSFDVTTLLNGYEPLFSTLSPEQADNLTKGVIQSLQGDNASIVTLVSQTSTLTKTFAGRDQALGNAITSLNTVTGNLAQQNDNLDKMLTQTRQTVSDLDRKRPELVSSVGSMAQSMRRLSKITDEVYPSLDELITRQPGFGKHVVSIEPQYAFLGANLPLTLKGLSRFYSEGAFINVYMCDLNLAGFFPGLNDVIPIIVNAATPGNVAQHTPRCRNMANG; encoded by the coding sequence ATGAAATTCCGTGGCCCGCTGATCGGGCTTGCGGTCTTCATGACCGTGGCGCTGACACTCGGCTGGTTGGTGTACGCCACGCTTCGCCGCGATGTATCGGGAAGTACTACGGCATATTCGGCGGTGTTCACCGATGTCTACGGACTGCGTGACGGCGACGACGTGCGCATGGCGGGGGTCCGGGTAGGCCGCGTGCAGAAGATCGAGCTGGTCAACAACGACCAGGCCAGGGTCGACTTCGTGGTCCAGAACGACCAGAAGCTGTACGGCAACACAGTTGCCTCGGTGACCTATCAGAACATCGTGGGCCAGCGTTACCTCGGTCTGGCGCTGGGTAAGTCGGGCGACACCAATGTGCTGCCGGGCGGGTCGACTATCCCAGTGGAGCGCACGGACCCGTCGTTTGACGTGACCACGCTACTCAACGGTTACGAGCCGCTGTTCAGCACGCTGTCGCCCGAGCAGGCCGACAATCTGACCAAGGGCGTTATTCAGTCACTGCAAGGTGACAATGCCTCGATCGTCACGCTGGTTAGTCAAACATCAACTCTGACAAAGACATTTGCGGGGCGTGACCAGGCGTTGGGTAATGCCATCACCAGCCTGAACACCGTCACGGGCAATCTTGCGCAGCAGAACGACAACCTCGACAAGATGCTGACCCAGACACGGCAGACGGTGTCGGATCTGGATCGCAAGCGGCCCGAGCTGGTGTCCTCGGTGGGCTCGATGGCGCAGTCCATGAGGCGCCTGTCGAAGATCACCGACGAGGTATACCCCTCGCTCGACGAACTCATCACCCGCCAGCCCGGATTCGGAAAGCATGTGGTGAGTATTGAACCGCAGTACGCGTTCCTGGGCGCCAACCTGCCGCTCACTCTGAAGGGGCTATCTCGCTTTTACTCCGAGGGAGCGTTCATCAACGTCTACATGTGCGACCTGAACCTCGCCGGCTTCTTCCCCGGTCTCAATGACGTGATACCGATCATCGTCAACGCCGCTACGCCTGGAAACGTCGCCCAGCACACCCCGCGATGCCGGAACATGGCCAATGGCTGA
- a CDS encoding MlaD family protein, whose amino-acid sequence MPNSFEVDGRGPSERQLLTMAAVTLIAIVALTATMLLKSAGRLDDYLRVVADLTNVGDGLPQKSDVKYHGVLVGEVDDVTPATGNKPNFVHINLKPQYAKAIPATATARVVPSNVFAVSSVQLVDRGPGAPIRAGAHIAEDQELPTVLFQTTVSKLRDVLNATGRGREDNSVGILAAVAAATDSRRVKLLTGGAQLNRLITQLNEVVATDSGPSTISALLDATEGLKQTAPDLLDSLHQAVRPMQALAENREQLTSLVHAGLTTVGTTKQAFDNHTDQLIGITTHMTPPIGVFATNADKFVPIFRNMNKLSRNWFEQMWVADRDLPHMPIAVTLAPSYTYTRVDCPRYGDLKGPSCFTAPEQVVRPDLPETLLPQNYKVPPNLQPPRGTVVGPNGNLVAVGPPYVVPPGGPNLTDPNPPLPPWHPFPAPRVPGTHDPDDLEPPPPPQAPPIPPAPVAPGAHDSGGVPVVPASFGGNVGPVGSQHERDQLGVITGGLRTPATQLLLGPVARGTAVSFVKEGPQ is encoded by the coding sequence ATGCCAAACTCTTTCGAAGTGGACGGCCGGGGGCCGTCCGAGAGGCAGCTGCTCACCATGGCCGCCGTCACGCTCATCGCAATCGTGGCCCTCACCGCGACGATGTTGCTCAAGTCTGCGGGCCGCCTCGACGATTACCTGCGCGTGGTCGCCGACCTGACGAATGTCGGGGACGGGCTGCCGCAGAAGTCGGACGTGAAGTATCACGGCGTACTGGTCGGCGAGGTAGACGACGTCACCCCGGCCACCGGTAACAAGCCGAACTTCGTACACATCAACCTCAAACCGCAGTACGCCAAGGCAATCCCGGCGACAGCAACCGCCCGTGTGGTGCCGAGCAATGTGTTCGCGGTGTCTTCGGTGCAGCTTGTTGACCGCGGGCCGGGTGCGCCCATCCGTGCCGGAGCCCATATCGCCGAAGACCAAGAGTTGCCGACGGTGCTGTTCCAGACCACCGTGAGCAAGTTGCGTGATGTTCTCAATGCCACCGGCCGTGGTCGCGAGGACAATTCGGTGGGCATCCTCGCAGCGGTAGCCGCCGCTACCGACAGTCGCCGCGTCAAACTGCTCACCGGCGGCGCCCAGCTCAACCGGCTTATTACCCAATTGAACGAGGTCGTGGCGACTGACTCGGGCCCCTCAACGATCTCGGCACTTCTCGATGCCACTGAAGGCCTCAAGCAGACTGCACCCGATCTGCTGGATTCGCTACATCAGGCGGTGCGGCCGATGCAGGCACTCGCCGAAAATCGTGAGCAGCTCACAAGTCTGGTACACGCGGGGCTGACCACGGTGGGCACCACCAAGCAGGCTTTCGATAACCACACCGACCAGTTGATCGGTATCACCACACACATGACGCCCCCGATCGGTGTCTTCGCCACTAATGCCGACAAGTTCGTTCCGATCTTCCGGAACATGAACAAGCTGTCCCGCAACTGGTTTGAGCAGATGTGGGTAGCAGATCGGGACCTGCCGCATATGCCAATCGCGGTGACACTGGCTCCGAGCTACACCTATACGCGCGTGGACTGCCCGCGGTACGGGGACCTGAAGGGGCCGAGCTGTTTCACCGCCCCGGAACAGGTGGTGCGACCGGATCTGCCCGAGACGTTGCTTCCGCAGAACTACAAGGTGCCGCCGAATCTGCAACCGCCTCGCGGAACAGTCGTGGGCCCCAATGGAAATCTGGTTGCGGTGGGTCCGCCGTACGTGGTGCCGCCGGGCGGCCCGAACCTTACGGACCCCAACCCGCCTCTGCCGCCATGGCATCCATTTCCGGCGCCGCGTGTTCCGGGCACCCACGATCCCGATGATCTGGAGCCGCCTCCGCCGCCTCAGGCACCGCCGATCCCGCCCGCGCCGGTAGCTCCCGGCGCCCATGACAGTGGAGGCGTGCCCGTCGTGCCCGCATCGTTCGGCGGGAACGTCGGTCCAGTCGGTAGTCAGCATGAACGGGATCAGTTGGGCGTGATCACCGGTGGTCTGCGGACTCCTGCCACACAACTGCTGCTTGGCCCCGTGGCCCGCGGGACCGCGGTGTCGTTCGTGAAGGAAGGACCGCAATGA
- a CDS encoding MlaE family ABC transporter permease, giving the protein MTVSSYLSPRFRPFVVVYNKIRSPMARFGHMVAFFFRALAGVPVVLRQYRKEFLRHLSDIAWGNGSLVVGGGTAGVALVLGITAGALVAIESYNFLDLLGLGPATGIISSLASTRELAPIMASLAFAMQAGCRFTAQLGSMRIAEEIDAMDSVAIRPIPFLVTTRLMASIIAVIPLYVACLAVSYLSCQVMVQILSGSSVGSYLHYFGIGVSGIDVVYSVIKTVVFVWLASTIQCYYGFYASGGPEGVGIAAGHAMRAAITIVIVVNMLLTMALWSVDAGARLGG; this is encoded by the coding sequence ATGACGGTATCCAGCTATCTGTCGCCACGGTTTCGCCCGTTTGTCGTCGTTTACAACAAGATTCGCTCTCCTATGGCCCGTTTCGGTCATATGGTTGCCTTCTTCTTCAGGGCTCTTGCCGGTGTGCCCGTGGTGCTGCGGCAGTATCGCAAGGAGTTCCTGCGACACCTGTCCGATATCGCTTGGGGCAATGGCTCATTGGTGGTGGGTGGAGGAACGGCCGGGGTGGCATTGGTCCTCGGGATCACGGCCGGCGCACTGGTGGCCATCGAGTCGTACAACTTCCTGGATCTGCTGGGTCTGGGGCCGGCAACCGGCATCATCAGCTCGCTGGCCAGCACGCGAGAGCTGGCGCCGATCATGGCCTCGTTGGCGTTCGCGATGCAGGCGGGTTGCCGGTTCACCGCGCAGCTCGGCTCGATGCGGATCGCGGAGGAGATCGACGCGATGGATTCGGTTGCCATTAGACCGATTCCGTTCCTGGTGACCACTCGCCTCATGGCATCGATCATCGCCGTGATCCCGCTGTACGTCGCGTGCTTGGCCGTCAGCTATCTGTCCTGCCAGGTTATGGTGCAGATTCTCAGCGGGAGCTCGGTGGGCTCGTATCTGCACTACTTCGGCATCGGTGTCAGTGGTATCGATGTCGTGTACTCCGTCATCAAGACCGTCGTGTTCGTGTGGTTGGCCTCAACTATCCAGTGCTACTACGGCTTTTACGCAAGCGGCGGCCCTGAGGGCGTCGGCATCGCCGCCGGGCACGCCATGCGTGCGGCCATCACCATCGTGATCGTCGTCAACATGCTGCTCACCATGGCGCTCTGGAGTGTGGACGCCGGCGCGAGGCTGGGTGGCTAG
- a CDS encoding MlaE family ABC transporter permease: MSGSETGVATGDGVAAIEDWATGYVRRHPLESLSTVGEQFMLGVRTIQWFFVDLFTGQFQWQEFVRQGAFQAATAVTPVILVTLPIGVTLSIQFALLAGQVGATSLAGAASGIAIIRQAASLVAAVLMASAVGSAITADLGSRTMREETDAMEVMGVSVIRRLVVPRFAAAIMIAVALTAIVCFVGFLGAYLFNVYWQNGAPGSFVSTFASFATPGDMILAVLKAIIYGAIVAVVACQKGLSTKGGPIGVANSVNAAVVESILLLMIVNVAISQLYIMMFPRTGL, encoded by the coding sequence GTGAGCGGGTCGGAAACCGGAGTCGCTACGGGAGACGGCGTCGCGGCAATCGAGGACTGGGCCACCGGGTACGTCAGGCGTCACCCGCTGGAATCCTTGAGCACGGTTGGTGAGCAGTTCATGCTGGGCGTGCGCACGATTCAATGGTTCTTTGTCGACCTGTTCACCGGGCAGTTCCAGTGGCAGGAGTTCGTTCGGCAGGGTGCATTCCAGGCTGCGACGGCCGTAACGCCGGTCATCTTGGTGACACTGCCCATCGGTGTCACGCTGTCGATCCAATTCGCGCTACTTGCAGGCCAAGTGGGTGCGACTTCATTGGCGGGCGCCGCCAGCGGCATCGCGATCATCCGCCAGGCAGCCTCCCTGGTTGCCGCGGTGCTGATGGCCTCGGCCGTGGGCTCGGCCATCACCGCCGACCTGGGCTCGCGCACCATGCGTGAGGAGACCGATGCCATGGAAGTCATGGGTGTATCGGTGATCCGGCGGCTGGTGGTGCCCCGATTCGCGGCCGCCATCATGATCGCCGTCGCGCTCACCGCGATCGTCTGCTTCGTCGGGTTTCTCGGCGCGTACCTGTTCAACGTCTACTGGCAGAACGGTGCGCCGGGCAGCTTCGTGTCCACGTTCGCCTCCTTCGCAACGCCTGGCGACATGATTCTGGCGGTCCTGAAGGCCATCATCTACGGCGCCATCGTGGCGGTGGTGGCGTGCCAGAAGGGTTTGTCCACCAAGGGCGGACCCATCGGTGTCGCCAACTCCGTCAACGCTGCGGTCGTGGAATCGATCCTGCTGTTGATGATCGTGAATGTCGCCATCAGCCAGCTGTACATCATGATGTTCCCGCGGACGGGGCTGTGA
- a CDS encoding response regulator, which translates to MVVDDHPMWRDGVSRDLQAAGLRVVATADGVASSGRIAATVRPDVVLMDMQLTDGDGAQATAAVLAASPGSHILVLSASAEREDVLEAVKAGATGYLVKSASATELIDAVKATAKGQAVFTPGLAGLVLGEFRRMSSAPSTESDDTPRLSERETEVLRLVAKGLSAKQIATRLSLSHRTVENHVQSTLRKLQLGNRVELTRYAIEHGLDE; encoded by the coding sequence ATGGTGGTCGATGACCATCCCATGTGGCGTGATGGGGTGTCTCGCGATTTGCAGGCGGCGGGGCTGCGGGTTGTGGCCACTGCAGACGGGGTTGCCTCCTCTGGACGGATTGCCGCGACGGTGAGACCCGATGTGGTGCTGATGGATATGCAGCTGACAGACGGTGATGGAGCCCAGGCAACTGCCGCGGTACTCGCGGCCTCTCCGGGAAGCCACATCTTGGTGCTGTCGGCTTCGGCTGAACGCGAGGACGTGCTGGAAGCGGTTAAGGCCGGAGCCACGGGGTATCTGGTCAAAAGTGCATCTGCCACCGAGCTCATCGATGCCGTGAAGGCGACGGCCAAGGGGCAGGCGGTATTCACTCCGGGCCTGGCTGGGCTGGTACTCGGGGAGTTTCGGCGGATGTCGAGCGCGCCGTCGACCGAGAGCGACGACACGCCACGGCTCTCCGAACGGGAAACCGAGGTACTGCGTCTGGTGGCGAAGGGTTTGAGCGCCAAGCAGATTGCCACACGGTTGTCGCTGAGTCACCGAACCGTCGAGAACCATGTGCAGTCAACCCTGCGCAAGCTGCAGCTGGGCAACCGCGTGGAACTCACGCGGTACGCCATCGAACACGGACTGGACGAATAG
- the macS gene encoding MacS family sensor histidine kinase, protein MASGHGTVPRWVSGNDPTASLWRAAQVFRLASFGYALLASQLTSYTHYDRQALSWALYAGMAIWTGFAAVALSRNWLRRWQLVLCDQVIVIALMLAGRLVVDVQWYSGHQTLPTTLWVANAVVSMGLLRGQLAGVISGFVLAAISIAARGLPVSALWLDSTMPALVVVGLAIGAASTTAKRTFHELRRAERAAAAAIERERLARQVHDGVLQVLSYVKRRGTEIGGPTAELAAIAGEQEVALRELISGATQTMLADDELVDLRPLLRTQASTAVSVSAPGSPVLIGQHMASELAAVVRSALSNVALHAGPQAHAYVLIEDLDDSVVVTVRDDGSGIAAGRLDQAEREGRMGVSRSILGRVADLGGAVLLETAPGAGTEWEITVPKSQEVGL, encoded by the coding sequence ATGGCATCCGGACACGGAACCGTCCCACGCTGGGTGAGCGGTAACGATCCGACGGCATCGCTGTGGCGTGCCGCGCAGGTGTTCCGATTGGCAAGTTTCGGGTACGCGCTGCTGGCCTCACAGCTGACCTCCTACACCCATTACGACCGGCAAGCACTGAGCTGGGCACTGTACGCAGGCATGGCGATATGGACCGGATTCGCGGCAGTCGCACTGTCGCGCAACTGGCTCCGGCGCTGGCAGCTGGTGCTGTGCGATCAGGTGATAGTCATCGCGCTGATGCTTGCCGGCCGGCTGGTAGTCGATGTGCAGTGGTACAGCGGACATCAGACGCTGCCGACTACGCTATGGGTGGCCAATGCGGTGGTGTCCATGGGTCTGCTGCGCGGACAGCTCGCCGGCGTCATCTCGGGGTTCGTCCTGGCCGCCATCAGCATCGCTGCGCGCGGGCTGCCCGTGAGCGCGTTGTGGCTCGATTCCACCATGCCGGCCTTGGTGGTGGTGGGGCTCGCGATTGGTGCCGCATCGACCACCGCGAAGCGCACCTTCCATGAGCTGCGGCGCGCGGAGCGTGCGGCCGCAGCGGCCATCGAACGCGAGCGGCTCGCGCGGCAGGTACACGACGGGGTGCTCCAGGTGCTGTCCTATGTGAAGCGACGGGGCACCGAGATCGGTGGCCCGACAGCCGAACTGGCGGCCATCGCGGGCGAGCAGGAAGTGGCCCTCCGGGAGCTGATCTCGGGGGCTACCCAGACGATGTTGGCCGACGACGAATTGGTCGATCTGCGTCCACTGTTGCGCACACAGGCCAGTACCGCGGTCTCGGTCTCGGCGCCGGGCTCTCCGGTGCTCATCGGTCAGCACATGGCCAGCGAGCTGGCGGCCGTGGTGCGTAGCGCGCTGTCCAATGTGGCCTTGCATGCCGGGCCGCAGGCACACGCCTACGTGCTTATCGAAGATCTCGACGATTCGGTGGTCGTGACGGTGCGCGACGACGGCAGTGGTATCGCCGCAGGCAGGCTGGATCAGGCAGAACGTGAGGGACGGATGGGGGTGTCCCGATCGATTCTGGGCCGGGTAGCCGATCTGGGCGGGGCTGTCCTGCTGGAGACAGCGCCGGGCGCAGGCACCGAATGGGAGATCACGGTGCCCAAGTCGCAGGAGGTGGGGTTGTGA
- a CDS encoding AI-2E family transporter, which yields MTHADAAESVHPYVRKGAAWAWRLLVLLAFGLTSLWLFWHLKTITIPLLLALMGSALLVPTVNYLQRHKVPRSLAVVVVMLTGTAAVGGILTFVVDQFIKGLPDLSTQLTNSIESLKNWAIHSRFHVSEDQIGKAGDALVNAIKDNQGRVTSGALATATTVTEIITGAVLTLFTTIFFLYGGKEIWEFVTRIFPTAVRPRVRRAGVLGFGSLIGYVRATVAVALVDAIGIGVGLAAFSVPLALPLASLVFLGAFVPIIGAAISGFVAVFIALITKGAFTALMILVIVIVVMQVEGHVLQPLIMGHAVQIHALAVVLSIAAGGVLGGIIGALLAVPTVAVLNTAIRALIEPEGSADPYLVEGEEEAEILDPEMVPDGGPPAVGAGPSNGVPELGPAPPKD from the coding sequence ATGACGCACGCTGACGCAGCCGAGTCGGTTCATCCGTATGTGCGCAAGGGGGCGGCATGGGCTTGGCGCCTGCTGGTGCTGCTTGCCTTCGGGCTCACCTCGTTGTGGTTGTTCTGGCATCTCAAAACGATCACCATCCCGCTGCTGCTCGCCCTGATGGGTTCGGCACTGCTGGTTCCCACGGTCAACTACCTTCAGCGGCATAAGGTTCCGCGTTCGCTGGCAGTCGTCGTGGTCATGCTGACCGGTACCGCGGCGGTCGGCGGGATCCTGACTTTCGTGGTGGACCAGTTCATCAAGGGTCTGCCGGACCTGTCGACGCAGCTGACCAACAGCATCGAGTCGCTGAAGAACTGGGCGATCCACAGTCGGTTCCACGTCAGTGAGGATCAGATCGGCAAGGCCGGCGATGCTCTGGTCAACGCCATCAAGGACAACCAAGGGAGGGTCACCAGCGGGGCGCTGGCGACGGCGACCACGGTCACCGAGATCATCACCGGTGCGGTGTTGACCTTGTTCACCACCATCTTCTTCCTGTACGGCGGCAAGGAGATCTGGGAGTTCGTCACCCGAATCTTCCCGACCGCGGTGCGGCCGCGGGTGCGTCGCGCCGGCGTCCTCGGCTTTGGTTCGCTGATCGGCTACGTGCGCGCCACGGTCGCGGTGGCACTGGTCGATGCCATCGGTATCGGCGTGGGCCTCGCGGCTTTCAGTGTGCCGCTGGCGCTTCCGTTGGCCTCGCTGGTGTTTCTGGGTGCTTTCGTCCCCATCATCGGTGCGGCGATCTCCGGGTTTGTGGCGGTATTCATCGCACTTATCACCAAGGGAGCCTTTACCGCGTTGATGATCTTGGTCATCGTGATCGTGGTGATGCAGGTGGAAGGCCATGTGCTGCAACCACTCATCATGGGCCATGCGGTGCAGATCCACGCGCTGGCGGTGGTGCTGTCCATCGCTGCGGGCGGCGTGCTGGGCGGAATCATCGGCGCACTTCTGGCGGTGCCGACCGTTGCGGTGCTCAACACCGCGATCCGGGCACTCATCGAACCCGAGGGCTCCGCCGATCCGTATCTGGTTGAAGGAGAAGAGGAAGCGGAGATCCTCGATCCAGAGATGGTGCCCGACGGTGGCCCACCCGCAGTCGGCGCCGGTCCAAGCAACGGTGTGCCGGAATTGGGCCCGGCTCCGCCCAAGGACTGA